One genomic window of Conger conger chromosome 7, fConCon1.1, whole genome shotgun sequence includes the following:
- the LOC133132573 gene encoding probable ATP-dependent RNA helicase ddx6, whose amino-acid sequence MSTARTENPVILGLSNQNGQLRGSVKPAGGPGGGVGGPALQPTSQMKSSSTINNGSSQTTATSNASIKPGDDWKKNLKLPPKDMRMRTSDVTATKGNEFEDYCLKRELLMGIFEMGWEKPSPIQEESIPIALSGRDILARAKNGTGKSGAYLIPLLERIDLKKDCIQALVIVPTRELALQVSQICIQVSKRMGGVKVMATTGGTNLRDDIMRLDETVHVVIATPGRILDLIKKGVATVNHVQMIVLDEADKLLSQDFVQMMEETLSTMPKYRQILLYSATFPLSVQKFMNAHLQKPYEINLMEELTLKGVTQYYAYVSEKQKVHCLNTLFSRLQINQSIIFCNSFQRVELLAKKISQLGYSCFYIHAKMRQEHRNRVFHDFRNGLCRNLVSTDLFTRGIDIQAVNVVINFDFPKLAETYLHRIGRSGRFGHLGLAINLITFDDRFNLKGIEEQLGTEIKPIPSSIDKSLYVAEYHSESGEEAKL is encoded by the exons ATGAGCACCGCTAGAACGGAGAACCCAGTGATCCTGGGCCTGTCCAATCAGAACGGGCAGCTCCGGGGGTCGGTGAAGCCGGCAGGGGGCCCCGGTGGAGGGGTGGGCGGCCCCGCACTGCAGCCGACCAGCCAGATGAAGTCCTCCAGCACAATCAACAACGGCAGCTCCCAGACCACGGCCACGTCCAACGCCTCCATAAA GCCTGGTGATGACTGGAAGAAGAATTTAAAACTTCCTCCAAAAGACATGAGAATGAGGACTTCG GATGTGACCGCCACCAAGGGCAACGAGTTTGAGGACTACTGCCTGAAACGAGAGCTGCTGATGGGCATCTTTGAGATGGGCTGGGAGAAACCGTCGCCCATCCAG GAGGAGAGCATTCCCATCGCTCTGTCCGGGAGGGACATTCTGGCCAGGGCAAAGAACGGGACTGGCAAGAGTGGTGCCTACCTCATTCCCTTACTTGAACGCATCGACCTGAAGAAGGACTGCATACAAG CTCTGGTCATTGTGCCCACCAGGGAACTGGCTCTCCAGGTGAGCCAAATTTGCATCCAGGTCAGCAAACGCATGGGAGGGGTCAAAGTCATGGCAACCACGGGGGGCACCAACCTCCGTGATGACATCATGAGGCTCGATGAGACGG TGCACGTAGTAATCGCCACCCCGGGGAGGATTTTGGACCTCATCAAAAAGGGAGTGGCCACAGTTAACCACGTTCAGATGATTGTATTGGATGAG GCGGACAAGCTGCTGTCCCAGGACTTTGTGCAGATGATGGAGGAGACCCTGAGCACCATGCCCAAATACAGGCAGATACTCCTCTACTCGGCCACCTTCCCCCTCAGCGTGCAGAAATTCATG aACGCCCATCTGCAGAAACCCTATGAGATAAACCTGATGGAGGAGCTCACTCTGAAGGGGGTGACCCAGTATTACGCCTACGTGTCCGAGAAACAGAAGGTCCACTGCCTTAACACGCTCTTCTCCCGG CTCCAGATTAACCAGTCGATAATCTTCTGCAACTCCTTCCAACGTGTGGAGCTGCTGGCTAAGAAGATCTCCCAGCTGGGCTACTCCTGCTTCTACATCCACGCCAAGATGAGACAG GAGCATCGTAACCGTGTATTCCATGATTTCCGAAATGGCCTCTGTAGGAATCTTGTCAGCACAG ACCTCTTCACCCGAGGCATTGACATACAGGCTGTGAACGTGGTGATCAACTTTGACTTCCCCAAGCTGGCAGAGACGTACCTGCATCGGATCGGTCGATCTG gacGTTTCGGTCACCTGGGCCTGGCCATTAACCTGATCACCTTCGACGACCGCTTCAACCTGAAGGGCATCGAGGAGCAGCTGGGCACCGAGATCAAGCCCATCCCCAGCAGCATCGACAAGAGCCTGTACGTGGCAGAGTACCACAGCGAGAGCGGGGAGGAGGCCAAGCTGTGA